A window of Exiguobacterium sp. FSL W8-0210 contains these coding sequences:
- the galU gene encoding UTP--glucose-1-phosphate uridylyltransferase GalU: protein MKKITKAIIPAAGLGTRFLPATKAMPKEMLPILDKPTIQYIVEEAAKAGIEDIIIVTGKHKRAIEDHFDNQKELEITLENSGKTELLEKVQFSTNLANIFYVRQKEQKGLGHAILTAKQFIGNEPFAVLLGDDIVESDDPAIKQLMDVYEQTEKSVIGVQEVRPEETHRYGIIDPVSQNGRLYDVKKFVEKPASGTAPSNLAIMGRYVLTPDIFDYLADQEEGAGGEIQLTDAIERLNADSQVFAYDFEGNRYDVGEKLGFVKTTIEYALKDAEMRDELKAFIKTLDI from the coding sequence ATGAAGAAAATCACGAAAGCCATTATTCCGGCAGCAGGACTCGGGACACGTTTCTTGCCTGCGACAAAAGCAATGCCAAAAGAGATGTTACCGATTCTCGATAAACCGACGATCCAGTATATCGTCGAAGAAGCGGCAAAAGCCGGCATCGAAGATATCATCATCGTCACGGGGAAACACAAACGGGCCATCGAAGATCATTTTGATAACCAAAAAGAACTCGAGATCACGCTCGAGAACTCTGGGAAGACGGAATTACTCGAGAAGGTTCAATTCTCGACGAACCTCGCGAACATCTTCTATGTCCGCCAAAAAGAACAAAAAGGTCTCGGTCACGCCATTTTGACGGCAAAACAATTCATCGGGAACGAACCGTTCGCAGTCTTACTCGGGGACGATATCGTCGAGTCGGATGATCCGGCAATCAAACAATTGATGGACGTCTACGAACAGACGGAGAAATCGGTCATCGGTGTACAAGAAGTCCGTCCGGAAGAGACGCATCGTTACGGCATCATCGATCCTGTCTCGCAAAACGGACGACTGTATGACGTGAAGAAATTCGTCGAAAAGCCGGCTTCGGGCACTGCACCATCGAACCTCGCGATCATGGGACGTTATGTGCTGACACCGGATATCTTTGACTACCTAGCGGATCAAGAAGAAGGGGCGGGTGGTGAGATTCAATTGACGGATGCGATTGAACGTTTAAATGCGGATAGCCAAGTCTTTGCGTATGATTTCGAAGGCAACCGCTATGACGTCGGGGAGAAACTCGGTTTCGTCAAGACGACGATCGAATATGCGTTGAAAGATGCAGAGATGCGTGACGAGCTGAAAGCTTTCATCAAGACACTAGACATTTAA
- a CDS encoding ankyrin repeat domain-containing protein codes for MTKRFIQDAAFLGKRKQVMRCIERGDDLNELDEEGFAALHWAIQEGYLRIVELLLDHGADVNLPNQDGMSPLHIALYDQKTDIALLLIKRGAHLDLDEHGFSALHLVAGRSGNKKVLRKLAQNVELLHQRTDDGEGVTPLHYAAQEGKSKKVQLLLEAGAEVDAVGLDGFTPLYLAVGNNHPKAVKVLLKAGADIEAENVADGDTAVLALASAYGYERIVRLLLSYGADPLHRNEDGRTARGAALDNDHHQIAEILRQKEIDALSEEENK; via the coding sequence ATGACGAAACGATTCATCCAAGATGCTGCTTTTTTGGGCAAACGAAAACAAGTAATGCGCTGCATCGAACGTGGTGACGATCTGAACGAACTGGATGAAGAAGGATTTGCGGCGCTTCATTGGGCGATTCAGGAAGGGTACCTACGGATCGTCGAATTGTTGCTCGATCACGGGGCGGATGTTAACCTTCCGAATCAGGACGGGATGTCACCGTTGCATATCGCGTTGTATGATCAAAAGACCGACATTGCGTTACTTTTGATCAAGCGAGGTGCTCATCTTGATTTAGATGAACACGGATTCTCAGCGCTTCATTTAGTAGCGGGACGGTCCGGCAATAAAAAAGTCTTACGGAAATTAGCACAGAATGTCGAGTTGTTACATCAACGGACCGATGACGGGGAAGGTGTGACACCGCTCCATTATGCGGCGCAAGAAGGTAAATCGAAAAAAGTCCAGCTGTTACTGGAAGCAGGAGCAGAAGTCGATGCTGTCGGATTAGATGGATTCACGCCGCTGTATCTCGCAGTCGGAAATAATCATCCGAAAGCGGTCAAAGTGCTTCTAAAGGCGGGAGCCGACATCGAGGCGGAAAACGTCGCGGATGGAGATACGGCAGTCCTCGCATTAGCGAGTGCTTACGGCTATGAACGGATTGTCCGTTTACTTCTCTCTTATGGAGCCGATCCACTACATCGAAATGAAGACGGGCGGACAGCGCGTGGTGCAGCACTTGATAATGACCACCATCAGATTGCGGAAATTTTAAGACAAAAAGAGATTGATGCATTGTCTGAGGAAGAAAATAAGTGA
- a CDS encoding DinB family protein — MNAKDWMVWNLNEVRRRSIKVWCSIPEDKLNWKPDENAMTCLEMIRHVLDSEYYYYLALQNGGSLSSYESPFEGRDFVSVQEELGFAEVYREEFMTYVGRLPESDLATVQIDRSESGYVRSLGDMLLRIAYHEAVHTGQLLDYLRTADIERVRVWD; from the coding sequence ATGAACGCAAAAGATTGGATGGTATGGAATTTAAATGAAGTGAGAAGAAGAAGCATCAAAGTCTGGTGCTCGATTCCTGAAGATAAGCTGAACTGGAAACCGGATGAGAACGCCATGACGTGTTTGGAAATGATTCGTCATGTGTTAGATAGCGAGTATTATTATTACTTAGCCTTACAAAATGGAGGCAGTCTATCGTCGTATGAGTCTCCGTTTGAAGGGCGTGACTTCGTATCCGTGCAAGAGGAGCTAGGCTTTGCGGAGGTCTATCGGGAGGAATTCATGACATATGTCGGGCGATTACCGGAATCAGATTTAGCGACGGTCCAGATTGATCGTTCCGAATCAGGTTATGTCCGTTCGCTTGGTGATATGCTGTTACGAATTGCTTATCATGAAGCAGTGCATACAGGACAGCTACTCGATTATTTGAGAACAGCAGACATTGAGCGTGTGCGGGTTTGGGACTAA
- a CDS encoding GNAT family N-acetyltransferase, which produces MNIRLATSKDMKVIAKIYVDTWRTTYAGLVPDVYLTQLSVQRAEQKWTQFLNDSSQDTFLYVVLNEQGITVGFAAAQIHADDGVRIGELSALYILPEAHGLGIGKKLMATIAAHFLKADVFSMLVWVMKKNEPGRAFYKRLGGKYIDHRQSRFGNVTVKDEAYEWLDITTLVRHQN; this is translated from the coding sequence TTGAATATACGTTTAGCCACGTCCAAAGACATGAAAGTAATAGCAAAAATTTACGTTGATACGTGGAGGACGACATACGCCGGTTTAGTACCTGATGTATATTTGACACAACTCTCGGTTCAACGAGCTGAACAAAAATGGACACAGTTTTTGAACGATTCCTCACAAGATACGTTCCTATATGTGGTATTGAACGAACAGGGAATCACAGTGGGATTCGCAGCAGCTCAGATTCATGCTGATGATGGAGTACGGATAGGCGAGTTATCTGCCCTCTATATATTACCTGAAGCGCACGGTTTAGGGATCGGCAAAAAATTGATGGCGACTATCGCTGCTCATTTCCTGAAAGCAGATGTCTTCTCGATGCTGGTTTGGGTGATGAAAAAGAATGAGCCGGGACGAGCATTTTACAAACGACTCGGAGGTAAATACATAGATCATCGCCAGAGTCGTTTTGGGAATGTCACGGTTAAAGATGAAGCATATGAATGGCTGGATATTACCACGCTTGTCCGTCATCAGAATTAA
- a CDS encoding ketoacyl-ACP synthase III, with protein sequence MTAYHARVTAIGSYVPNQIMTNHDLEKLVETNDEWIVQRTGIKERRIAGQTESTSDLAYQAAMNLKQRYNTEFQDVDMIIICTMTPDFKTPSTASLVQAKLGINHAGVIDLNAACAGFTYGLHLANGLISSGLHKKILVIGAETLSNITDYADRNTCILFGDGSGAVLVERDEVQSDFISFYLNSEGEKGASLYCSNLSNHLFEDPIIPTNKLIQNGRAVYKWAVSTVPRGMKQVVDQASMTLDQIDWFIPHSANLRMIQSICEKSNIPFDKALYSLIHFGNTSAASIPLSLDIGVTEGKIKTGDLLLLYGFGGGLTQAGLLMKWSL encoded by the coding sequence ATGACTGCATATCATGCTCGAGTAACAGCAATCGGCTCTTACGTTCCAAATCAAATCATGACGAACCATGATTTAGAGAAACTAGTAGAAACAAATGATGAATGGATAGTGCAACGAACAGGCATCAAAGAACGAAGAATCGCGGGTCAGACTGAATCGACAAGTGATCTTGCCTATCAAGCAGCCATGAATTTAAAACAGCGTTACAATACAGAATTTCAAGATGTTGATATGATCATCATCTGTACGATGACACCCGATTTTAAGACACCAAGTACTGCATCATTGGTACAAGCAAAACTCGGTATCAATCATGCGGGTGTAATTGATTTGAACGCCGCATGTGCAGGATTTACATACGGATTACACCTGGCGAACGGGTTAATTTCATCTGGTCTTCATAAAAAAATTCTCGTCATCGGAGCAGAGACACTCTCTAACATCACTGACTATGCCGATCGAAACACATGCATTTTATTTGGAGATGGTAGTGGAGCGGTTCTTGTGGAACGCGATGAAGTCCAGTCTGACTTTATTTCATTCTACTTGAACTCGGAAGGGGAAAAAGGAGCCAGTCTCTATTGCTCGAACTTGTCAAATCACTTGTTCGAAGATCCTATCATTCCCACTAATAAACTCATCCAAAATGGACGCGCAGTTTACAAGTGGGCGGTCAGCACGGTTCCTCGTGGAATGAAACAAGTAGTGGATCAGGCATCAATGACTTTGGATCAAATCGATTGGTTCATTCCGCACAGTGCAAACCTACGCATGATTCAATCGATTTGTGAAAAAAGCAATATTCCGTTTGATAAAGCGCTTTACAGTCTCATCCATTTCGGAAATACCTCCGCTGCCTCCATTCCCTTATCTTTAGATATAGGTGTTACCGAAGGGAAAATCAAAACGGGTGACTTGCTTCTATTATATGGATTTGGTGGCGGTTTGACACAAGCTGGATTACTAATGAAATGGAGTCTGTGA
- a CDS encoding 5'-methylthioadenosine/S-adenosylhomocysteine nucleosidase family protein codes for MIGISIATTWEFDATIAYFHVSPEERIFYPYGEYFTREMKGETLLFYSTGVRKVNGIGANQYMILRFSLTKVIVAGTCAGIDPRYDVLDIIVPDRAVQYDCTVKEIEPLIKPSFIVNLDVSKYGNDFHLGTIGTADRAVVMWRDYIELRDNGLTIADTEAGAVAYICQKNAVECIIIKGISDFPTEEKNEGAVEANVEQMRIYIENTPKVMRRIFDDYLHRFLM; via the coding sequence ATGATTGGAATCAGCATCGCCACCACATGGGAGTTCGACGCGACGATTGCATATTTTCATGTCTCGCCTGAAGAAAGAATCTTCTATCCGTATGGTGAATACTTTACGCGCGAGATGAAAGGGGAAACGCTCTTGTTTTACAGCACAGGCGTTCGAAAAGTAAATGGCATCGGAGCGAATCAATATATGATCCTCCGTTTCTCATTGACGAAGGTCATCGTTGCCGGAACGTGTGCCGGGATTGACCCGAGGTACGACGTACTTGACATCATCGTTCCAGATCGTGCCGTTCAATATGATTGTACGGTCAAAGAGATTGAACCACTCATTAAACCGTCATTCATCGTCAATCTCGACGTCTCAAAATATGGCAACGACTTTCATCTCGGAACGATCGGAACGGCTGATCGCGCTGTCGTCATGTGGCGAGACTATATCGAACTGCGAGATAACGGTCTGACGATTGCCGATACGGAGGCGGGGGCTGTCGCGTACATCTGTCAGAAAAATGCTGTCGAATGTATCATCATCAAAGGCATCTCCGATTTTCCGACAGAAGAGAAGAACGAGGGTGCTGTCGAAGCAAACGTCGAACAGATGCGGATCTATATCGAGAACACACCGAAAGTCATGCGACGGATTTTTGACGACTACTTGCATCGATTTCTAATGTAA
- a CDS encoding acyltransferase family protein translates to MQEWKVSGQKRIDIESRFRPEIEGLRTVAALLVAMYHIWFNRVSGGVDVFFVISGFLITTSIISTINRTGEFKFLPYVTKLLKRLLPSVLFILGVVLVLSTFLLPASILGKTIREVIASMFFYQNWQLAVSSTDYLDATQMKSPVEHFWALSIQWQFYMIWFVLFSFILWMMNKYQIRSIKAVLNGLLGFLFVTSLAYSIYLTEVNQPWAYFITPTRVWEFSLGSLLCVNLSAILIPKGVATIIGWIGLIGLLTTGVLLNVPWLYRTLADDMRLDDRVIRDARDTVRIKTIPRI, encoded by the coding sequence ATGCAAGAATGGAAAGTATCTGGTCAGAAACGGATTGATATTGAAAGCCGGTTTCGTCCAGAAATCGAAGGGCTACGCACGGTAGCTGCCTTACTCGTCGCAATGTATCACATTTGGTTCAATCGTGTCTCAGGTGGTGTCGATGTCTTCTTCGTCATCTCGGGTTTTTTAATCACGACATCAATCATCTCGACGATCAACCGGACAGGAGAGTTCAAGTTCCTTCCGTATGTGACAAAGTTGCTGAAACGACTGTTGCCATCGGTTTTATTCATCTTAGGTGTCGTCTTGGTATTAAGTACGTTTTTATTACCAGCATCGATTCTCGGTAAAACGATTCGTGAAGTCATCGCCTCGATGTTCTTTTATCAAAACTGGCAACTCGCCGTCTCAAGTACTGATTACTTGGACGCGACTCAAATGAAGTCACCCGTCGAACATTTTTGGGCACTATCGATCCAGTGGCAGTTTTATATGATTTGGTTCGTCTTGTTTTCGTTCATCTTATGGATGATGAACAAATATCAGATTCGGTCAATTAAAGCCGTCCTCAATGGTCTGCTTGGATTCTTGTTCGTCACGTCACTCGCGTACTCGATCTACCTGACTGAAGTCAATCAGCCATGGGCGTATTTCATTACGCCGACACGGGTCTGGGAATTCTCCTTAGGCAGTTTGTTATGCGTGAACTTATCGGCGATCCTTATTCCGAAAGGGGTGGCAACGATCATTGGCTGGATTGGTCTGATCGGTTTGCTGACGACCGGCGTCCTGTTAAATGTTCCCTGGTTATATCGCACTCTGGCCGATGACATGCGCCTTGATGATCGTGTTATCAGGGACGCAAGAGACACGGTTCGGATTAAAACGATTCCTCGGATCTAA
- a CDS encoding acyltransferase family protein yields the protein MFPGYIALWPMTCALMIVLSGTQETRFGLKRFLGSKPMVKLGGIAFGIYLWHWVLLEFYRYNVQQTPGLLVGTLIIVSSIGLSYLMTEWIEKPIRTSTVNRTAFKKLGALLTVNVLLLGSLLGFAYMEEQELKQAVSKDKYPGALAIEQALSVPKQDPFPSYANVFNDLPLVHTDGSNQGLQKTEAKVGEYGKTKEYKATIALVGSSHSEQWFGALHEAIKGTDIRLLNLTRSGTRFSTGYEPDSLKGIWNQNVLNYLKDADVDLIISHVTADASKDSIHQQMVDQMQFVKDEYGIEGLALRDNPRYDFNVLEALETTSIADTTKQMNAQPNQTDEAYWKQFEKTNQSLHKLDLTRYFHVKGEYRPVIGNVVIYRDNSHMTNTYAESFAPMFNKKLNEVLAEKLATDE from the coding sequence ATGTTCCCTGGTTATATCGCACTCTGGCCGATGACATGCGCCTTGATGATCGTGTTATCAGGGACGCAAGAGACACGGTTCGGATTAAAACGATTCCTCGGATCTAAACCAATGGTCAAACTTGGGGGGATTGCCTTCGGGATTTATCTCTGGCACTGGGTACTGCTTGAGTTCTATCGCTACAACGTCCAACAAACACCTGGCCTGCTCGTCGGCACATTGATTATTGTCTCGTCGATCGGCTTATCGTATCTGATGACGGAATGGATTGAAAAACCGATCCGGACTTCAACCGTCAATCGGACAGCGTTCAAGAAATTAGGTGCGCTGTTGACGGTCAACGTTTTGTTACTCGGATCATTACTCGGATTCGCTTATATGGAAGAGCAAGAGCTGAAACAAGCCGTTAGTAAGGATAAATATCCGGGTGCCTTAGCGATTGAACAGGCACTGTCTGTACCGAAGCAAGACCCATTCCCGTCATATGCGAACGTCTTCAATGACTTACCCCTCGTCCATACGGATGGTAGCAACCAAGGGCTACAAAAGACGGAAGCGAAGGTCGGCGAATACGGGAAGACGAAGGAGTATAAAGCAACGATCGCACTCGTCGGTAGCTCGCACTCAGAGCAATGGTTCGGTGCCTTACATGAAGCAATCAAAGGGACGGACATCCGTTTACTCAACCTGACGCGGTCAGGAACACGTTTTTCAACCGGATATGAACCGGACTCCCTAAAAGGGATCTGGAATCAGAATGTCTTGAACTACTTGAAAGATGCCGATGTTGATTTGATCATCTCACACGTAACAGCAGATGCTTCAAAAGACAGCATCCATCAACAAATGGTCGACCAGATGCAGTTCGTCAAGGACGAGTATGGAATCGAAGGTCTAGCACTCCGGGACAATCCACGATACGATTTTAACGTACTCGAGGCACTGGAGACGACAAGCATCGCTGACACGACGAAACAGATGAACGCACAACCGAATCAAACGGATGAGGCGTATTGGAAACAATTCGAAAAAACGAACCAGTCGCTCCATAAGCTGGATTTGACGCGTTACTTCCACGTCAAAGGCGAGTACCGTCCCGTTATCGGCAATGTCGTCATCTATCGCGATAACAGCCATATGACGAATACGTATGCGGAAAGTTTTGCTCCGATGTTCAACAAAAAGCTCAACGAGGTCCTCGCAGAAAAATTAGCAACGGACGAATAA
- a CDS encoding RrF2 family transcriptional regulator, whose product MEVNHPTKHAILLLLFAASHPTRLVKKSEVAQFYGVHENSLTKVVYALQKSNYIETKRGRNGGLKLAKSPIDINMGEILNLFENVGGSKNKKISSDDQFIVELFLGRAYTMFSEFLHSITLKNILDKREKILSE is encoded by the coding sequence ATGGAAGTCAATCATCCAACAAAGCATGCAATATTATTGCTGCTGTTTGCTGCATCTCATCCAACACGTTTAGTGAAAAAAAGTGAGGTTGCACAATTTTATGGAGTTCATGAAAACTCTTTGACGAAAGTTGTTTATGCCTTACAAAAATCTAACTACATTGAGACCAAAAGAGGGAGAAATGGTGGATTAAAATTAGCTAAATCGCCTATAGATATTAATATGGGGGAGATTCTTAATTTGTTTGAAAATGTAGGTGGTTCAAAGAATAAGAAAATAAGTAGTGATGATCAGTTTATAGTCGAACTGTTTTTAGGACGTGCTTATACGATGTTTTCTGAATTTCTCCATTCAATTACGTTGAAAAATATATTAGATAAGCGTGAAAAAATTCTCAGCGAGTAA
- a CDS encoding ATP-binding protein translates to MKWINHTISRQLMFAFYMVFIVLSVTSGIVYFYTEQKITQANSTFNDLNKRRTNANALASEWSFAQNNTKTYLLTGSNEALDSLKGNQKEINRLTKWFEKNAIYDQGKEYAVATRQLYNDYFNQSIPSLLEYVDEKRKGEIDEKFINSEILAALSNTQSSLNINRTLSASSREATNRIQMTQIDILLDNFLNLIQEKEANAKHDLLNEMRISQFIWLSNLLVLILVLVSLVRPFIKRVTKQINVLSRDSALLTEGEDIQNIPLPKRQDELYNLTNTFNHMAKSIADNKVHMLTKNEELQIHQEELIAQQEELQAQQEELEEAFGLTLQNEQRLKYRNELTETLASRETLTAYPEIIEKLVSITQSEIGALLFLDQQEVRSKINYGMSEEMVEQLITSDQSLFHRVRLLKRPMNSSKQVTHENPLPYPYYMYEVAVPVLDPNSQQMIACIYLVRYKDPFNTEQINDILSFSQQLSLSLMRMGIYEQLIKEKNKTTQILNSIREAVIYLEHETNELLFNEPLMTLLPEILINDKDEDSSTFHQAMQAFASIIDEPTPFNCFIEQIIAHTLPKDGLVVSIRGYSSYIQIYVEKIEVEGKWEGTMLVLRDVTKETEAERMKEEFVSTVSHELRTPLSSISGFTELMLNKDFEDDRKRKYLQTIHSETGRLTRLVNDFLDVQRMESSEYRYEMMTFDIVEIAQDLIEFYAVSHETHHIIFEPSQPITINGDPEKIKQLLNNLLSNAVKYSPNGGTISIHITSDLGFAKIRIQDDGIGISQDAIPKLFNKFYRVDNSETRKIGGTGLGLAICKEIVKYHNGTIDVESVLGIGSTFTIGFPIALPSSTLNKD, encoded by the coding sequence GTGAAATGGATTAATCATACCATTAGTCGCCAATTGATGTTTGCGTTTTATATGGTCTTCATCGTATTAAGCGTTACATCCGGCATTGTCTATTTTTATACAGAGCAAAAGATTACTCAAGCCAATTCCACATTTAATGATTTAAACAAACGTCGAACAAACGCAAATGCTTTGGCAAGTGAATGGTCTTTCGCTCAAAACAATACCAAAACCTATTTATTAACTGGTTCAAACGAAGCACTGGATTCCTTGAAAGGTAATCAGAAAGAAATCAATCGATTGACGAAGTGGTTCGAAAAAAATGCTATTTACGATCAAGGCAAAGAGTATGCAGTTGCAACACGTCAGCTGTATAACGATTATTTTAATCAATCGATACCATCACTCTTAGAATATGTCGATGAAAAAAGGAAAGGTGAGATTGACGAAAAGTTTATCAATTCAGAAATCCTTGCAGCTCTTTCTAACACTCAAAGTTCTCTCAATATAAACAGAACATTAAGTGCTTCTAGTCGTGAAGCTACTAATCGTATTCAAATGACACAAATTGATATCTTGTTAGATAACTTTCTAAATTTGATTCAAGAAAAGGAAGCCAATGCAAAACATGACTTATTGAACGAAATGCGCATATCTCAATTCATTTGGCTCTCTAACCTTCTTGTTTTGATTCTTGTCTTGGTCTCACTTGTACGACCGTTCATAAAAAGAGTGACGAAGCAGATTAACGTATTATCTCGAGACAGTGCACTCCTTACAGAGGGAGAGGATATTCAAAACATTCCACTCCCAAAAAGACAAGATGAACTTTATAATTTAACGAATACTTTTAACCATATGGCAAAATCAATTGCTGATAATAAAGTGCATATGTTGACAAAAAATGAAGAACTACAAATTCATCAAGAAGAACTTATCGCCCAACAGGAAGAGTTACAGGCGCAACAAGAAGAACTTGAAGAAGCATTTGGTCTTACACTTCAGAATGAACAACGCCTTAAATATCGAAATGAACTTACCGAAACACTGGCTTCTCGTGAGACGTTGACTGCATATCCTGAAATTATTGAGAAACTGGTATCGATTACACAGTCTGAAATTGGTGCTCTACTCTTCCTCGATCAACAAGAAGTTCGCTCGAAAATTAATTATGGGATGTCGGAAGAAATGGTCGAACAATTGATTACAAGTGATCAATCTTTATTCCATAGAGTACGTCTTTTAAAGCGACCAATGAATTCATCGAAGCAAGTTACACATGAAAATCCTTTACCTTATCCTTATTATATGTATGAGGTCGCTGTACCAGTTCTTGATCCAAATAGTCAACAGATGATTGCTTGTATCTACTTGGTCCGGTATAAGGATCCGTTTAATACGGAGCAAATAAATGACATTCTATCTTTTTCGCAACAATTATCCTTATCACTTATGCGAATGGGCATTTACGAACAATTGATTAAAGAAAAGAATAAGACCACACAAATTTTGAACTCGATTCGTGAAGCAGTCATATACCTTGAACACGAAACGAATGAGCTACTATTTAATGAACCCTTGATGACACTACTTCCCGAAATTTTGATCAATGATAAGGATGAGGACAGTTCTACTTTTCATCAAGCAATGCAGGCATTCGCCTCTATTATTGATGAACCGACCCCATTCAACTGCTTTATTGAACAAATTATCGCGCACACCCTACCAAAAGATGGCTTAGTTGTCTCCATTCGAGGATATAGTAGTTATATTCAAATTTATGTTGAAAAAATCGAAGTGGAGGGGAAATGGGAAGGTACGATGCTTGTCTTACGGGATGTAACAAAAGAAACTGAAGCGGAACGAATGAAAGAAGAGTTCGTATCGACCGTTTCACACGAGCTCCGTACTCCCTTGTCATCTATCTCTGGCTTTACCGAATTGATGCTCAACAAGGATTTTGAAGATGATAGAAAACGGAAGTATCTTCAAACGATTCACTCAGAAACAGGTCGCTTGACAAGACTTGTCAATGATTTTCTCGATGTGCAGCGTATGGAATCAAGCGAATATCGATACGAAATGATGACATTCGATATTGTCGAAATTGCACAGGATTTAATTGAGTTCTATGCTGTCTCCCATGAAACGCATCACATAATTTTTGAACCGAGTCAGCCCATCACGATTAACGGTGACCCTGAAAAGATAAAACAATTGTTGAACAATCTTTTGAGTAATGCTGTCAAATACTCACCAAATGGAGGCACAATATCAATACACATTACGAGTGACTTGGGCTTCGCTAAAATTCGAATTCAAGACGATGGAATTGGTATATCTCAAGATGCAATACCGAAATTGTTTAATAAATTTTACCGTGTTGATAATTCAGAAACACGAAAAATTGGGGGTACCGGTCTAGGGCTTGCGATTTGCAAGGAAATCGTCAAGTATCATAATGGAACAATTGATGTCGAGTCTGTACTCGGTATTGGTTCTACTTTTACAATCGGTTTTCCGATTGCCCTTCCTTCCAGTACGTTGAATAAAGACTAA